The DNA window CACCGACTGGCTGCAAAACTTCGACGAGGACCTGGAGTACTGGGCCCCGACGCGCACCAACCGCACGCGTCGCCAGCAGGCGCTCGCCATCGCAGACCGCGACGGGCTCGCCTTCTACGACGAGACCCACAGCTCGCTGGCGTGGCGCATCCGCCGCTTCGACTCCGGGATGGCCTGGTCCGAGGATCCGCCGTCGCGCACCCGTCACCTGATCACTAACCTCATCGCCTTCCACGGCACCGTCGCGGAGACCGAGGAGGACGTGATCGAGGCGCGGACCAACTTTATGGTCTACCGCACCCGACTCGAGCACGAGGAAGACATCTTCGTCGGCACGCGCACCGATCTGTTGCGCCGCACCGAGGATGGATACAAGGTGTTTGACCGCCGCATCCTGCTCGACATCAATGTCCTGAACTCCAAGAACATCTCCACCTTCTTCTAGGACGTGTGTAAAATGGTCGAGGGACAAAAGGTACTGATTACGGGTGGCGCCTCGGGGCTGGGCAAGGCGCTCGCCGCACGATTCGTCGACGAAGGCGCGAGCGTGAGCATCGTCGACCTCGATTTGGACCGCGCGCGCGAGACTGCTGAAGCAATCAACCCCGACAAGGTGTTGCCGCTGGCCGCGGACGTGCGCGACCCGGCGTCGCTGCACGCGGCGGTGGATGAGCACATTGCCACGTACGGCGAGCTTGACACCGTGATCCCCAACGCCGGGATCTGGGACTTCTACCGCTCCTTTACCCGACTCAGCGGCGAGGAGATCGCGGCGCTTTTCGACGAGGTCATGGCCGTCAACGTCAAGGGCTACCTGCTCACCGCGGAGGCGACGTGGCGGCACCTGTTGAAGACCAACGGGTCGATCATTTTCACGCTCTCCAACTCGGCGTTCTACGCCGCGGGCGGCGGGCCGTCCTACACCGCATCGAAGTTCGCGGCACGCGGCCTGGTGATCCAGCTCGCCTACGAACTGGCACCGAAGATCCGCGTCAACGGTGTCGCGGTGGGCGGGATGCGCACGTCGCTCTCTGGCCCAGCCAGCAGCGGCTTGGACGATCGCTCGGTCTCCGAGATCTTCGATCGCCGACCCAATGGTTCCAATCCCTACATTCCGCTCCACGATATTTCGCTTGATCCAGCGACCTTCACCGGGTCCTACGTCCTGCTTGCATCTCCGCAGGACGCGGGCAATATCACCGGGCACATTATCAACGTCGATGGCGGCATCGCCGCCCGAGGATTCGCAAAATCTGCAGGAGGCGATGACCTATGATCGTGTATGGCGTTCAGCAAGATCCCAATGATGTGGATGTCAACCCGTGTACTCAACTCTGTCGGCATGAGCGGCACTTCCGTGACCGCATTGCCCTGCACTACGAGGGCCAGACATTCACCTACGCCGAGTTCACCAAAGAGGTGCGCCGCTGGGCCGCGCACTTTGTCGACGCCGGCGTAAACAGCGGCGACCGCATCGGCTACATCGGACAGAACTCCCGTTCCTTCCTCTTCGCCATGTTCGGCGCGTGGTGGATCGGCGCAGCATTCATGCCGTTTAACTTCCGCCTCTCCGCACCGGAGACCGCGAAGCTCTTCCTCCTGGGTACCCCACACACCGTGGTGGTTGAGGGTTCGCACGTGGGCAAGGCGAAATCCGTCTTCGGTATTGAGAAGCACCACGTCGTGGTTGTCGACGATGACCCGGCAGCTCCGGTCGATGAAGAAATCCCGCTGTTCTGGTCAGTGACCTCCAAGTTCACCGACGAGGGCACAGAGAGCCTGCGCAAGCCCGGCGCTCGCACGATGCAGGACCTCGCTCTGCTGCTGTTTACCTCCGGCACAACCGGCCTGCCCAAGGGCGCTGAGCTCTCCTTCGGCAACCTGTGGTGGAACTCCATCAACGTGGACACGCTCGTGGATACCCGCCCTGGCGACACCTCGCTGGCCGTGGCACCGATGTTTCACGTCGGCGCACTGAATTCCTTTGCCATCCGTTCCTTCTTCCGCGGCAACACGCTCGTGGTCCAGCGTGCCTTCAACCCGCAGACCACGCTCGCACTGCTGGAAGAACACAGGATTGGATCGGTGTTTATGGTTCCGGCGATGCTGTCTGCCATTGCGCAAACGGAAGAATTCGGTAGCGCCGATCTTTCCAACCTGCGTGCAATTATCTGCGCTGGCGCGCCTGTGCCGCCCGCACTGATTAAGCAGTACGGTGAGAAGGACATCAACATCCAGCAGGCATGGGGTTTGACCGAAACTGCCCCGTTTGCCACCTATCTGCCGGCGGACATGACCAAGTCGAAGCTGGGATCCTGCGGCTTCCCGATGCCCCACACCCAGGTCAAGCTCATGGACCCCGACACCGGTGAGCAGATCAAGGAGCCGGGCCGCCATGGCGAGATGTGGGTGAAGGGCCCGAACGTCGCGCTGGGCTATTGGAATAACCCGGAAATGACGCAGAAGTCCTACACCGCCGGGTGGTTCCACTCGGGCGACATCGGCTACGTCGACGAGGACGGTTTTTACTACGTCGTCGACCGCCTTAAGGATCTGATCATCTCCGGTGGCGAGAATGTCTACCCCGCCGAGGTCGAGCGCATCCTAGCCGAAGACCCTTCCTTCACCCGCAGCGCCGTCGTCGGCGAGTTCGACGAGAAGTGGGGCGAGAAAATCGTCGCGGTCATCGAGCGTATCGACGACAGCGAAATCACCCTCGAGCGCGTCCGCGACCACTGCTCGCGCCATCTCGCCCGTTACAAACTGCCGTCGAAGGTGGTCATTGTGGATGAGCTGCCCCGCAACCCCGGCGGCAAGCTGGACAAGCTCTTCCTGCGCCAAGCAGTGCGCGAAGGCACGATCGGGGAGGTCGTCTCGTGAGCTTCCAATACGTAAAGGATCACCCGATTCGCCACACCTACCCGTATGGCTCTCACGATGTGATTCTGCCCTACAACAACGCAGAGGGCTTACGCGAACGGGTCCGCGAGGTCTTTGACACGGATCCGGAGTGCCGCCGAGTGATCGTGCCTGTGGAGCCGGACAACGTGGAAGAGGTCTCCGCCTGCGAAGACGCCGGCATGCGCTACGTACTCGATGTACAGCTCCGCACCGGCGAAGAGCACGCCCTCATGGTTGCAGAGCCTGACTGGGTGGCCAACCAATCCACCGATACGAAGAACCTGGAGCTGACATGAGTTTTATCGACGACTGGAACGCCATGTACGAGAAAGTGCATGACGTCAAAGAGACCCTGCAGCTGTACCCCATCGAGGGCAACAAAGAGGTAGTCAAGCTCGGCATGCCGCTGACCCAGGCGGTCTCGCAACCGGCTGGCATGTTCTCCGCGCCGGCACTGTTCGGCCTGGCCGACCTGTCCGCCACGTGGCTGGCCATGCAACAGGTGCCGAAGGGCGTCTTCCCGCTCGCGGTCGCCTCGAGCATCAACGTGGTCTCCAACGTGAACTCGGGCGATGCCATCTCCACCTCGCGCATCGTCCGCGCAGGCAGGACGATCATTGTCACCGACACGGAGATTCACTCCGCGGAGACCGGCAAGCTGCTGGCCAAGATCAGCTGCACCTACTCACTGCCGCCTCAGAAGAAATAGTACGAAAACGACAAAAGGAAGTACCCCGGACCAACTTCCGGGGTACTTCCTTTTGCGTAGCTTATTCGACCGGCTTGACCATCCGCTTAGCCAGCGGCGTACAGGCGCCGACGATGAAACCGAGAGTAAGCGCCGAGACGATCGTGGCCTCGCGGGCAGCCTCGAAATTGCCCACCCAGAGGATGGAAAGCACCACGGCGATGGCGACGCACGTGATGTCGAAAATGAGCTTGACCTTGTAGAAGGGTTTGCGCCGCAGCGTCGCAACGGTGGCCACGAACCCCTCCCCCGGCAAGAACACCGCATTTGCGGTGGCGAGGATGGACACGCCGAAGCCAAGGAATACGAGGCCCACTGCGACGAGTGCGACTTGGGCGGCGTAGTTGTCGGACGCCAAGGGGTGAAACAGGTACATCCACCCATCCAAACTCGCACTCCCAATAAATAGTGCCGGGAGCTGGAGCCAGTACCTTCGCGGAAAATCTTGACGCAGCATGAGCCACTGCGCGGCGATGAGGATGAGGTTAAGCGCAAACGTCCACCCCCCGAAGCTTAGGCCGCCGATCAGCGTCATCGCATAGACGGGCGAAGACACAGGTGGCGTACCCAATTGGCTGGTGGTGACAAGCGCTGTGCCTCCCATCATGACCATGATGGCAAAAACTGAATATGCGTAGTCTCTAGGCCGCGCGTGGCTAATCGTATTGTTCATAGCGTTTCGTCCCTACGTAAGGCACAAGGCACCCAAACCTTGATGTTTGGGTGCCTTGAGGAAGGAAGGTATTAGAAGTGGCGCTTCAGCCACTCGATGATCACCTGGTTGAACTCCTCGCTGCGCTCAACCTGGGACCAGTGACCGGTCTGGGAGAAGAGGTGCGCATCCGCGTTCGGGATGGTCTGCACCAGGTCCCACGTGCGGGAAACGGGGATGACCGCATCCTGCATGCCGTGAATCAGCAGCACCGGGATCTCCAACTCGGCGAGCTTGTCGAAGTCAAGCGGGAGCGCGTCGCGGTCGCGGTCGCGTGCGGCGACGACCTCCTTCAGGCGGTCGCTCGCGGTGTCGTTGAGTGCGGACTCGTAACGCAGCTTGACCAGCTCGTCGGTGACCAGGGACTTATCCACGACGAAGAGCTCCAGCGTGTCGCGGATGCCCTCCTCAGTCAGGGTCGGGTTCGAGTGGCCCTTCAGCGCCTTGGTCAGCTTCGCACCACCGGTCCCCATCGAAATGATGCCCGACAGACGCTCCGGGAAGTCGAGTGCGAACTGGAAGGCGAGCCAGCCGCCGAGGGAGTTACCCACGATCCAGGTCTTCTCGATGCCCAGAGCGTCCAGCACGCGCACTGCGTGGCGGACCCACTCGCGGATGCCGTACTCGGTGCCGGGAGCAGTGATGGACTGGCCGTAGCCAATGGAGTCAATGGCGATAGTACGGCCGACCTCGGAGATCTGCGGCAGGTTCAGCCACCAGTTCGCGGCAGCGGTCACGCCGGTGCCGGAGCCGTGCAGGAAGAGGATCGGCTCGCCCTCGCCGAGTTCGTGGTAGTGGGTGAGCTCGCCCGGTGCAGTTTCAATCCACTTGTCCTCCAGGCCGAAGAACGGGTCGGTGGTGTAGTCCGGAATGTTCACGGTAGACATGTCGTACTCTCCTTGTGTGGTTGGTGGTTAGTTAGCCAGCATGATGCCGAAACCGGCAATGTATTCCTTGATGGCTCGGTAATACTCGAACTCAATCTCGTAGTCGCCGCCCGTTGCCTCAGCCAAAGCCGAGAAGCCTGCAACCCAGGTGCGCACCTCGTGCGAGGAGTGGCCTGCCTCGCGGTCCATGCCCTCGACGGTGTAGGAGTCGAATGCCGTGGGGTCCCCGGACGCGCAGCGGCGCATGAACTCGCGGTCCCACTCGGGGTTCAGATCCAAGATGTTGGTCATCTCACCGGCGGCGAACTTGCGGCCGGTAGAAATGACGCGCTCCTGGCGCTCAGCACGTGCCTCCGGGGTGGGGTAGCGGCCGTTGAGCATGAGCTTACGGGCCTTCTCATCGGCAGTCACCCACTGCGGCACCGGCGGGTCGTGGGACAGGCCGCCGGAGGAGATGAGCAGAATCTTCTTGTCCTGCGCAGCCGCCCACGCACCAATCGCCTTGCCCAGCAGGCGTACGCGCTTCATCGGCACGAAAGGACGCGCGAGGCCGTTGACGTAGACAGCGATCACGGGCTTGGCCGCGATGTCGCCGTAGATGATCTCCATGGGCTGCACCGCGCCGTGGTCGATCTCCATACGGCGCGAGATCGCCACGTCGACCTCGTTGTCCATGATGAACTGGGCGAGGTCCTGCGCCAGCTCCTCCGGCGTGTCCAGGAAGCCCTCCTGCGAGTCGTAGTCGCCGACGCCGAGGGACTGGAAGCCCACGCAGAACGGCGGCATGTGGTCGTAGAAGAAGCCGTTGTAGTGGTCCGGGGCAAAGTTGATGATCAGGTCCGGGTCGTAGTCCTTGACGAACTCGCGGACCTTTTCAAAGCTGCCCTCCATCTCCTGCTTCACCTCCTCGCCAGGGTCGTTGTAACCCAGCAGTGGCGAGTGCGACATTGCCACGAGTTTGACTGCCATGTTTTTATCCTTCCTTAGTTTTCCGTGCTCTTTGGGTATGCGCGGACGCTCGCTGCACGTTTGTACGCCTCCCATGCTTGACCCGCCTGGGCATTGAGCATCGCCGCTGCAACGAAGCGGTCGGGCCTGACCAGCACGGTGCCGACTGCGCGGGTGTCAAAGAAGCCCTTGAGTGCGCCAGTGATATCCGAGACAACCTCGGTGTCTTCCGACACGTACTGCTTTGCCCACTCGACCTGCGTCGGGCTGACAGCGCAGACCAGTTTGATCTCGGCTGCAGCCAGCTCTGCAAGCTGCTCGGATGTAAACAGCCGGGCCGGGTCCACGCCCCAGCTCACCATCGCGTGGTTGAGACCCAGCGCGTCATCGAGCAGCACTTCCGCGCCGTTGTACTCCACCTTCGGCTGGATAAGCTGCAATCCCACCGGCGACATCTTGTTCACCGCAACACGCGAGGTGATAATCCGCGGGCGACGCGACGGGTCGTTCGAGCGATCCGCCTCGCCAGGCTTGAGCGTTGCCTGATCAACCACGGCACCGCGGCCGTAGCGTGGCACCGGCTTGAACTTCATATCCGCGAAGTACTCTTTGACCCGCGGCGACAGGTTCATCAGCTTCGCCGCCGTGTCGCGCGCGAAGGCTACCTTCTTGTCAGTCGGCTTAATCACCGTGCCGAAGGTCATGGACAAATCGATCATGGCCTTGGCATGGTCGCGGCGCTCGACATCGTAGGTATCAAGCAGTGCGGGGCTGAACTTGCCCTGCAGGACGCCCGCGAGCTTCCACGACAGGTTGGTGACGTCCCTGATACCGGAGTTGTAGCCCTGCCCCATCCACACGGGCATGAGGTGGGCCGCATCACCGGCGATGAGCACGTTGCCCTTGCGGAAGCTGCGCGCCATGCGGCCGTGGTGGGTGAACACGCGACGACGGATTACGTCCAGTTTGGTGCCTTCTGGGATGTGCTCGGAGAGCAGCTCCTCGATGAAGGCGTTGTCCTCGACCTTTTCGGTGGGCTCGTCGTCGAAAAGCATGAACTCCCAGCGCCGGACGCCATGTGGCAGGCCGATGGAGACGTAGGGACGGTTCGGGTCCGCGCCGAGGTAGACGTTCGGTGCGCCGAGCGGATCGTTGTTCACGTCGACGACGACCCAGCGTGTTGAGGGCGACTTTCCTTCGAACTCGGTGCCCATCCACTTGCGGGTAAACGAGCGGCCGCCCTCGCAGCCTACGAGGTACTTCGCGGTGATGGTCTCTTGCTCGCCGGTGCGCTCCTCGCCTTCCTCGCCACGTACGTGCTCGAAGGTTGCGCGCACGCCGCCGGCGACCTCTTCGATCTTGACCAGCTCGCGGCCAAAGGTGGTGGTGACGTGCGGGAAGCGGGACAGGCCCTCGAAGGATGCCTTGTCCGCGAGCGGCTGGAGGAAGCCAAACTTGCGGGGCCAGCCGTAGGGCTCGCCTTGCGGGTTGTTGGTGAGGATGACGTTGCCGGCACCGTCGACAAGCCGCATGATGTGGTGGGGAATGGTGTAGGGCAAAAATTCCTTGGCCAGCCCCATCGCCTGGATGGTGCGCATGGACTCATCATCAAGGCCCACGCCGCGCGGGTAGTCGATGAGCTGGTCACGCTTCTCCATCACCGCGACAGAGACTCCGCGGATGCCGAGCAGGTTTGCCAGAGCAAGACCGACGGGACCGGTACCAATGACCAATACATCGACGTCTGCATTCACTACACCCATGTGCGGCTCCCTTCTCTCCATCAATGTTGCGCCCCGTGAGTCACCTCACTTTGCCTGCGCCTGCCATCAGACAATCACACGCACGATTTAGCGCACCCTTAATTCCGTCTCGCGGAACGGATTTCCCCAAATGGGGGCATCAGGCGACTCCCTCGCCACTTAAATCGCCCACATTTCCTGCCGTGTTCCGCCACATGGAATACATTGCCCGGCTGTGCCGCGCTCTGCCTAGGCTTTCCGGCATGAGCAACGCAACTGAGAAGAACGAGCAGGCTGTCCGCGAGGCTGCGGCCGCGCTCATTGACGCATATGAAACCGGTAACCCGATTCCACCCCTGCGCAATTCCTTCGAGGGCATGGACATTGCGGATGCCTACCGCGTGCAGAAGGCACAGATCCCGGCGCTTACCGAAAAGTGGGGCGAGATTGTCGGCCGCAAGGTCGGACTGACTTCCCTGGCGATGCAGAAGCAGCTGGGCGTCGACTCCCCGGACTTTGGTTTCTTCACCGAGGCTCAGCTCTACCGCGATGACGCACGCATCGCCGCAGACACCTTCATCTCGCCGAAGGTGGAGCCGGAGTTCGCGTTTCTGCTGAACAAGGAGCTTTCCGGCGGCAACACGACGCGCGCCGACGTCGCGGAGGCGATCGAGTCCGTCCACGCCGCGATCGAGATCATCGATAGCCGCATCAAGGACTGGGACATCACGCTGCCGGACACGATTGCGGATAACGCCTCGTGCGGCGCGGTGGCTATCAGCGAGGCACCGCTCGAGGTCGCCATCGAGGCCCTCAATGCAACCACGTGCTCGCTGCTTATCGACGGCACCGTGACCGGCACCGGCAAGGGCGAGGACGTCCTCGGCGACCCGCTTGAAGCCGTCGCGTGGCTGGCGAACATCCTGCACGAGCAGGGCGACGTGCTCGCGGCAGGCCAGTGGGTCCTTCCCGGCAGCATCACCAGCGCAGCCCCCGTGGATGCGGGAAGCTCCGCCACCGCCGACTTTGGCAGCCTCGGTACCTTGACCATTCACTTCTAATACCCAAACCCTTAAAGACCAAGGAGTGCGCACATGACCACCCCAGTGACCGAACGCCCGTTCACCGCCGCGATCGTCGGCTCCGGCAATATCGGTTCAGACCTGCTGATCAAGCTGCTCGAGCGCAGCGAGCTGATCAACCCCACCTACATGATCGGCATCGATCCTGAGTCCGACGGGCTGAAGCGCGCCGCGGACAAGGGGCTTACCGTCTCTGCCGAGGGCGTCGACTGGCTGCTGGACCTGCCGAAGGACGAGCTTCCGGACTTCGTCTTCGAGGCGACCTCCGCTGGCGCGCACGCGGCGAACGCGCCGCGCTACCGCGAGGCGGGCATCCACGCCGTGGACCTCACCCCCGCCGCGGTCGGCCCGTACGTCTGCCCGCCGGTGAACCTGGATGCGGTGGACGATGTGTGGAACGTGAACATGATTACCTGTGGTGGTCAGGCCACTACCCCGATCGTTGCCGCTATCTCCTCGGTCGTTGACGTGGAGTACGCGGAGATCGTCGCTTCGATTTCTTCCAAGTCGGCTGGCCCCGGCACCCGCGCCAACGTGGACGAGTTCGTGGAGACCACGTCCCGCGCGCTCGAAGAGGTTGGTGGTGCCAAGAAGGGCAAGGCCATCATCATCCTCAACCCGGCCGAGCCGCCGGTGATGATGCGTAACACCGTCTACGCCGGTGTGCCCGCGGAAGCGGCCGTGCCTGGTGAACTGCGTGACAAGATTACTGCTTCCGTCGAGGCCATGGTGGCAAACGTGCAGCAGTACGTGCCCGGCTACAAGCTCACGGCTGACCTGCAGTTTGAAGAAGCCCAGGAGCGCTGGGGCGGCATGGCGCGCGTGACTGCGCTGGTGCAGGTTCGCGGTGCTGCCGACTATCTGCCGGATTTCGCCGGCAACCTGGACATCATCACCTCCGCAGCGACCAAGACTGGTGACCTGTTGGCACAGAAGATTCTTGACGGCTCCAACAACAAGGAAGGGAACTAAGACCCATGAGCTTCACCACTTTTGAGCACAAGCCTCCGTACAAGGTGCGGGTCAACGACACCACGCTTCGCGACGGCTCCCACGCAGTTACCCACCAGTTCACCGTTGAGCAGGTCCGCGATGTCACGCGCGCGCTCGATGCCGCTGGCGTCCAGGTGATTGAGGTTGCCCACGGCGATGGCTTGGGCGGTTCTACCTTCAACTACGGCTTCTCCGGCACCAACGAGATGGACCTCATCTCTGCGGCCGTCGAGGAAGCAAAGAACGCGAAGATCGCGGCACTGGCGCTGCCGGGCCTGGCCACCTTGCACGACGTCACCGAGGCCAAGGAACGCGGTATCAAGATGCTGCGTGTGGCCACCCACTGCACCGAGGCGGACATCTCCCCGGCCTACTTCGAGCACGCCCGCAACCTCGGCCTGGAGACCGCTGGCTTCCTCATGCTGTCCCACATGGCAAGCCCGCAGAAGCTGGCTGAGCAGGCTCGCATCATGGCTGACGGCGGCTGCCAGTGCGTGATGGTCGTCGATTCCGCTGGCCACCTCATCTTGGAGGAGGTCTCCGAGCGCGTTGATGCGCTGGTGCAGGAGCTTGGCGACGACGCGCAGGTCGGTTACCACGGCCACCAGAACCTTTCCGTGGGCGTGGCCAACTCCGTGCTGGCTGTTCGCGCGGGTGCGAAGCAGATCGACGGCTCGCTCGCCGCACTGGGTGCCGGTGCCGGTAACTCCCCCACTGAGATTCTCGCCGCCGTCTTCGAGCGCTTCGATATCGAGACCGGCCTTGATACCAACAAGCTGCTCGACGCAGCAGAGGACATCGTTCGTCCGCTGATGACGCGCGTGCCGATCATGGACCGTCCGTCGGTCGTGCAGGGCAAGGCTGGTGTCTACAACTCCTTCCTCATCCACGCCGAGCGCGCCGCTGAGCGCTACGGTGTTCCGGCTGCGGAGATCCTGGAAGAGGTTGGTCGCCGCAAGCTCGTCGGTGGTCAGGAAGACATGATCATCGATGTTGCCGTGGCGCTGCAGAAGGAGCGCTCCGCCTAACGCAGCGCGTAGACCAGGAGTCCACTTTCCCAGTTAGTGAGGGTGGGCTCCATTATCATGAGAAAGATGGATCCCATGTCTTCGGAAGTCCCAGCACTCGATTTGGGAGAAAAGCGCAGCTCTACTGCGAAGGTGATGGACATACTCAAGGTCCTGGCAGAGGATCCGCTCGGGGCGGTGGGAGTCACCGAGCTTGCATCCCGTGCGCAGCTTTCCAAGTCCACGGTGCACCGCATCCTCCAAGAACTGCTCGTCGCGGACTCTGTGGAGCAGGTGGAAAACCAGTACATTCTGGCACCATGGCTGGTATCCCAGCTCAACCCCCGGGACACGAACCGCTCACGCGAGCTGCGCGAGCTACTCACCCCGTTCTTGGGCCAAATCTACGCGCTCACGCAGCAGACCACGCACCTCGCGGTGCTCAACGGGCTGGAGGTCCTCTACCTGAACAAACTGACTGGCCGCGACCCGTTGGCCAGCCCGTCGCGCGCCGGTGGACGAGCACCCACCTATTGCACGGGAGTGGGCAAGGTACTGCTGGCCTACAACCCCAATGCGGCAAACGCGGTGTTAAACAGTCACCTGATTCCCTGGACGCCACACACCATTACCTCCCCGGAGCAGCTGAAGCAGGAGCTGGTGGAGATCAGGGAAACTGGCTTTGGCTACGACCGGGAGGAGATCCGTCCCGGTCTGACTTGCATCGCTGCTCCGATCCACGGCAAGCAAAGCACTGTAGCTGCGCTGTCTATCTCTGGTCAGGCTGGGAAATTCAACCACGCCGAGTACGCCGGCGTGTTGGAATCGGTCTGCGCCGCAGCGTCGCGGGCGCTGAAGATCTAGATCCCCAGCACCGACTTGGCGATGAGGAAGTAAATAATCAGGCCGGTCGCGTCCACCAGCGTGGTGATGAACGGGTTAGCAAACACGGCCGGGTCAATGCCCAGCTTCTTGCCTATCAACGGCATCACACCACCCACGGTGGCGGCGACGGTACAGATACTTACCAAAGTCAGGCCGATGACGGTGCCGATGTCCCACCCGTACACAAAGCCCGCAATCAGAAAGCCCAGACTGCCAAGCAGCACGCCCAGCAAGATACCTACTCGCGCCTCGCGGAATACGATTTTGAGTACGTCGCCGGGGCGTACGTCGCCAAGCGCAAGCGCACGCGTGACCGTGGTGGCGGCCTGGTTGCCGGTGTTACCGCCGGTACCGATCAGAAGCGGCACGAACAGGGACAGTACGACCATCGTGGCAAGGGTATCTTCGAAGCGCTCAAGCACTTGGACAGTCAGCGTCGCACCAATGGCGAGCACCAAAAGCCACACCACGCGCGACTTCACAATCTCGAGTACCGGAGTAGCAAGGTACGGGCGGCGCAGCGGCTCGGAACCACCCATGCGAGCCTGGTCCTCGGAATCCGCCTCCTCGAGGATGCGCAGCGCATCGTCGACGGTGAGCAGACCAACGAGCCGGTCCTCGGTATCCACGATCGGCAGTGCCAGCCGCTTGCGGTCCGCGCAACGACGCGCCGCTTCCTCCGCCGCCTCGTGCGCAACCGCAAGGTCAGGTTCCTGCATCAAGGTGGAAACCTCGGCTCGGCCATCGGCGCGCAGGAGATCACGGAGGCTGACCACGCCGGCCAGGCGGCGATCCTCTTCTACCACGGGCAGGGTGTAAATCGACTCCGCGTCGTCGAGATGCTTGTGGATCTCGGCGATCGCCGAAGCGACCCGCATCGTCGGACGCAGAATAATCAACTCCGGACTCATGCGGCGGCCGATGGAATCTTCCGGGTAGCCCAACACAATGCCGGTCAGCTCCCGCTCCCCCTCCGACAGGTTCGCGACCATGCGGGAGGCGACGGAGGCCGGCAGCTCGTCGAGAAGTTCGGCACGGTCGTCGGGCTCCATGCCTTCGAAGACCTCGGCGACCCCAGGCACGCGCAGCCCAGAGACGAGGTCGGCCTGCACCGCAGGGTCGAGTTCGTCAAAGGTTTCTGCCGCCACTTCCTTCGGCAGCGTGCGGTAGAACAAGGCGCGCTGCTGCAGGCCCATGCGTGCCATCAGACGGGACGCTTCCTTCGGAGTGATGTCGGCGAGCAGGCTGGACAGCTCGGCGACATCCTTACTTCGCAGCGCCGCCTCTACTTCACGCTCATACGCCACATCAAGCATGCCACCACCAGCCCTTCTCAATCGTTTCGATTACATCCGGGACTCTAGCACGGTGGGCGCTAAGCAGGGGCTTTTCGCTTGGCGACGGGGCAAGGTGGGCCCGCTGCGGCCGTACCAATCCGACTCTCCCACTAAGCGTTTACACCGCAAAAGTAGGACATCCAAACTGCCTATCTATCACATTCGGTGGACAGCAATGATCTACACCACTACCCTTATTTCACGTGTTCTAGTTCACGTTTAGTTTGTGATCCGGAAGGGGACAGAGTGACAAGCAGCAATAACAGCCTTCCGCTCGAAGGCGTTAAGATTCTCGATTTCACGTGGAGCGTCGCCGGGCCCACGATGACGCGATACCTCGCTGGGTTGGGTGCACAGATCTTCAAAGTC is part of the Corynebacterium imitans genome and encodes:
- a CDS encoding bifunctional 3-(3-hydroxy-phenyl)propionate/3-hydroxycinnamic acid hydroxylase; the protein is MGVVNADVDVLVIGTGPVGLALANLLGIRGVSVAVMEKRDQLIDYPRGVGLDDESMRTIQAMGLAKEFLPYTIPHHIMRLVDGAGNVILTNNPQGEPYGWPRKFGFLQPLADKASFEGLSRFPHVTTTFGRELVKIEEVAGGVRATFEHVRGEEGEERTGEQETITAKYLVGCEGGRSFTRKWMGTEFEGKSPSTRWVVVDVNNDPLGAPNVYLGADPNRPYVSIGLPHGVRRWEFMLFDDEPTEKVEDNAFIEELLSEHIPEGTKLDVIRRRVFTHHGRMARSFRKGNVLIAGDAAHLMPVWMGQGYNSGIRDVTNLSWKLAGVLQGKFSPALLDTYDVERRDHAKAMIDLSMTFGTVIKPTDKKVAFARDTAAKLMNLSPRVKEYFADMKFKPVPRYGRGAVVDQATLKPGEADRSNDPSRRPRIITSRVAVNKMSPVGLQLIQPKVEYNGAEVLLDDALGLNHAMVSWGVDPARLFTSEQLAELAAAEIKLVCAVSPTQVEWAKQYVSEDTEVVSDITGALKGFFDTRAVGTVLVRPDRFVAAAMLNAQAGQAWEAYKRAASVRAYPKSTEN
- a CDS encoding acetaldehyde dehydrogenase (acetylating) translates to MTERPFTAAIVGSGNIGSDLLIKLLERSELINPTYMIGIDPESDGLKRAADKGLTVSAEGVDWLLDLPKDELPDFVFEATSAGAHAANAPRYREAGIHAVDLTPAAVGPYVCPPVNLDAVDDVWNVNMITCGGQATTPIVAAISSVVDVEYAEIVASISSKSAGPGTRANVDEFVETTSRALEEVGGAKKGKAIIILNPAEPPVMMRNTVYAGVPAEAAVPGELRDKITASVEAMVANVQQYVPGYKLTADLQFEEAQERWGGMARVTALVQVRGAADYLPDFAGNLDIITSAATKTGDLLAQKILDGSNNKEGN
- the dmpG gene encoding 4-hydroxy-2-oxovalerate aldolase, translating into MSFTTFEHKPPYKVRVNDTTLRDGSHAVTHQFTVEQVRDVTRALDAAGVQVIEVAHGDGLGGSTFNYGFSGTNEMDLISAAVEEAKNAKIAALALPGLATLHDVTEAKERGIKMLRVATHCTEADISPAYFEHARNLGLETAGFLMLSHMASPQKLAEQARIMADGGCQCVMVVDSAGHLILEEVSERVDALVQELGDDAQVGYHGHQNLSVGVANSVLAVRAGAKQIDGSLAALGAGAGNSPTEILAAVFERFDIETGLDTNKLLDAAEDIVRPLMTRVPIMDRPSVVQGKAGVYNSFLIHAERAAERYGVPAAEILEEVGRRKLVGGQEDMIIDVAVALQKERSA
- a CDS encoding 2-keto-4-pentenoate hydratase — protein: MSNATEKNEQAVREAAAALIDAYETGNPIPPLRNSFEGMDIADAYRVQKAQIPALTEKWGEIVGRKVGLTSLAMQKQLGVDSPDFGFFTEAQLYRDDARIAADTFISPKVEPEFAFLLNKELSGGNTTRADVAEAIESVHAAIEIIDSRIKDWDITLPDTIADNASCGAVAISEAPLEVAIEALNATTCSLLIDGTVTGTGKGEDVLGDPLEAVAWLANILHEQGDVLAAGQWVLPGSITSAAPVDAGSSATADFGSLGTLTIHF
- a CDS encoding IclR family transcriptional regulator; the protein is MSSEVPALDLGEKRSSTAKVMDILKVLAEDPLGAVGVTELASRAQLSKSTVHRILQELLVADSVEQVENQYILAPWLVSQLNPRDTNRSRELRELLTPFLGQIYALTQQTTHLAVLNGLEVLYLNKLTGRDPLASPSRAGGRAPTYCTGVGKVLLAYNPNAANAVLNSHLIPWTPHTITSPEQLKQELVEIRETGFGYDREEIRPGLTCIAAPIHGKQSTVAALSISGQAGKFNHAEYAGVLESVCAAASRALKI